In Pecten maximus chromosome 10, xPecMax1.1, whole genome shotgun sequence, one genomic interval encodes:
- the LOC117336716 gene encoding G-protein coupled receptor GRL101-like produces METKTESSAKRTKRRVLEECPRGELDDAEENLCPPETSRQLVEYKCCINCQDQEVGFGCEPYNCTGISACWSVQYSSRRIRLNLRKKNITFLPDNVFHGLSELTNLDLSYNHIQVLTHNVFIGLSKLTDLQLCKNNITKLSNNLFNGLLQLTYLNLDSNNIAVLPPNVFSGLSELTSLYLSINRIQFLTHNVFNGLSNLENLYLYDNNITTLNNNVFNGLSKLTHLSLFRNNITTLSTNAFHGLSELVSLDLSFNCIPVWTHNLFSRLSNLTDLNLDQNIITTLPHSVFNGLSNLTYLSLSNNSITMLPHKVFNGLSKLTSLYLLHNNIKVTHFNLFDGLTDLTLIHLAFNEISAIPFNLFKEQSKLIHLFLNNNKISVISHSSFHGLHSLQYLDISDNKIAVIPFDLFMGLSNLIYLHMHSNEITALPYNVFSGIVEGDKHYINYDGSTIQPAVSDILMGIYLLIIGVVDAFYEGVYAWNDQKWRNSILCTTAGILSSISSEMSTFLILMVTVDRLIVIMFPLSRLTSRGITWKHALIVSLTLWIVAVTLAIIPVVSMQSYFKGEFYSQSSVCLALPLKGDKRPGTEYSFAVFVCLNSIVFLIIAVGQSFIYISLRRSGRRITSNQNRQREMTVATTLLFVVATDFCCWFPIGVMGKLTY; encoded by the exons ATGGAAACGAAAACCGAAAGCAGTGCAAAACGAACAAAAAGAAGAGTACTCGAAGAATGTCCCAGAG GTGAGCTTGATGATGCAGAGGAAAACTTATGTCCGCCAGAAACATCTCGTCAACTTGTGGAATACAAATGTTGTATTAACTGTCAAGACCAGGAGGTAGGATTTGGATGTG AGCCATACAACTGTACGGGAATCAGCGCCTGTTGGTCTGTACAATATTCATCCCGACGCATTCGTCTGAACCTTCGTAAAAAGAACATTACTTTTCTCCCAGACAATGTATTTCATGGACTTTCGGAACTTACTAACCTCGACCTTTCATATAACCATATACAAGTTCTCACCCATAACGTGTTCATCGGACTTTCTAAGCTTACGGATCTTCAGTTGTGCAAGAACAACATTACCAAGCTTTCTAATAACCTGTTTAATGGACTATTACAACTTACTTATCTAAACCTGGATAGCAACAACATAGCTGTGCTTCCGCCTAACGTATTCAGTGGACTTTCCGAACTGACTTCTCTCTATCTTTCCATTAACCGTATACAATTTCTTACTCATAACGTATTTAATGGACTTTCTAATTTAGAGAATCTGTACTTGTACGATAACAACATTACTACGCTCAATAATAACGTCTTCAACGGACTTTCTAAACTTACGCATCTTAGCTTGTTTAGAAACAACATTACCACCCTCTCTACTAACGCGTTCCATGGACTTTCTGAACTTGTTTCACTCGACTTGTCTTTTAACTGTATACCAGTTTGGACTCATAACTTATTCAGCAGACTTTCCAATCTGACGGATCTTAATTTAGATCAAAACATTATAACCACGCTCCCTCATAGTGTGTTTAATGGACTATCAAACCTTACTTATCTCAGCTTGTCTAATAATAGCATTACCATGCTTCCGCATAAAGTATTTAATGGACTGTCTAAACTTACTAGTCTATATCTGCTGCACAATAACATAAAAGTTACCCATTTCAATCTGTTTGATGGACTTACTGATCTTACTCTCATTCATTTGGCGTTCAACGAAATTTCGGCTATCCCTTTCAATCTTTTCAAAGAACAGTCAAAacttattcatttatttttgaacaaCAACAAAATCTCAGTTATTTCACACAGCTCGTTCCATGGTCTGCATAGCCTACAGTATCTCGATATATCGGACAATAAAATAGCAGTTATTCCATTTGATCTGTTCATGGGGCTGTCAAATCTCATTTACCTACATATGCACAGTAATGAAATCACTGCTCTACCATATAATGTTTTCTCTGGAATAGTGGAGGGTGATAAACACTATATAAACTACGATGGATCAACTATCCAACCTG CTGTGTCAGATATACTCATGGGTATCTACCTACTGATAATAGGTGTTGTGGATGCCTTTTACGAAGGTGTATACGCCTGGAATGACCAGAAATGGAGAAACAGTATCTTATGTACCACGGCAGGTATATTATCTAGTATATCCAGCGAGATGTCGACGTTCCTCATTCTCATGGTGACGGTAGACAGACTTATTGTCATCATGTTCCCTCTTTCCCGTCTCACTAGCAGGGGTATCACGTGGAAACACGCTTTAATTGTCTCATTGACATTATGGATTGTTGCTGTCACACTTGCTATTATCCCTGTTGTTTCTATGCAATCATACTTCAAAGGAGAATTCTACTCTCAATCGAGTGTTTGTCTCGCCTTGCCCCTTAAAGGAGATAAACGCCCAGGGACCGAATATTCCTTTGCTGTCTTTGTCTGCCTCAACAGCATCGTATTTCTTATTATTGCTGTTGGTCAGTCTTTTATTTACATAAGTTTGAGAAGAAGTGGTCGGCGGATTACCTCTAACCAGAATCGTCAAAGAGAGATGACTGTAGCTACGACACTGCTTTTTGTTGTGGCGACAGATTTTTGTTGCTGGTTTCCAATAGGTGTCATGGGTAAGTTAACGTATTAA